The following coding sequences lie in one Silvanigrella aquatica genomic window:
- a CDS encoding RCC1 domain-containing protein, with amino-acid sequence MKKLNIFWFFIFISSYYLGSCSPLNNLADPSSANSAKSLSDYASIQELADQSFKSGIVPQYTTNGNKSGLITLGDAGGCVVMTVGKLKCWGQNDYAQVGLGTTIPITPTPGGVSSPTWATAVNPISGQDIIVSVVAGRSSTCAFFFSGYKCWGNQNSGVLGNSVNSTTPATSPQFTTNTGGKIVKSVQLNDGYSCILDNTGKVTCWGANTNGQLGDGTTTATLTGVAASLGSNATLLVGHNSDSCALLSNGNVKCWGKDFGTIPSLPVSITTSNAVSLLGGGTVNFPFLGCAVLIDSTVQCFGNSPNTFGEFGNGTKTAPSSTTTGITVLNSNLQPLTGAVMVGSGGANSTAYPQATIYAFSCAVTDDYTSVYCWGGNYYGNVGNGTNTDSNVAVKVTQTWPNSAIIDLAVSDGRACVLLKNNDVWCWGGNFYGFGELGNGSLTGTTNVPIKILNRNDP; translated from the coding sequence ATGAAAAAGTTAAATATATTTTGGTTTTTTATTTTTATTTCTTCCTATTATTTAGGAAGTTGCTCGCCCTTAAATAATTTAGCAGATCCTTCTAGCGCAAACTCAGCCAAATCCCTAAGTGATTATGCCTCTATTCAAGAATTAGCTGATCAGTCTTTTAAGTCGGGGATAGTGCCTCAGTACACGACAAATGGGAATAAAAGTGGCTTGATCACACTTGGTGATGCTGGTGGCTGTGTTGTTATGACAGTAGGAAAATTAAAATGCTGGGGACAAAATGACTATGCACAGGTTGGACTAGGGACGACAATACCAATTACCCCAACTCCAGGAGGAGTCTCCTCACCCACTTGGGCCACAGCGGTTAATCCTATTTCGGGACAAGATATTATTGTCTCTGTTGTTGCAGGTAGATCTTCAACATGTGCTTTTTTCTTTAGTGGTTATAAGTGTTGGGGAAACCAAAATTCAGGTGTTTTAGGAAATAGCGTAAATTCAACAACTCCCGCAACATCACCTCAATTTACTACTAATACGGGAGGGAAAATTGTCAAATCCGTTCAGTTAAATGATGGTTATTCCTGTATTCTTGATAATACTGGTAAAGTAACATGCTGGGGGGCTAATACAAATGGTCAACTTGGAGATGGAACAACAACGGCAACATTAACCGGTGTAGCTGCTTCTTTAGGTTCAAATGCGACACTTTTAGTAGGACATAATTCTGATAGTTGCGCACTTTTAAGTAATGGAAATGTGAAATGTTGGGGTAAGGATTTTGGTACTATACCTAGTTTACCTGTATCAATTACAACAAGTAATGCTGTGTCCTTATTAGGTGGAGGTACCGTAAATTTCCCCTTTCTCGGTTGCGCTGTTCTAATTGACTCTACAGTACAATGTTTTGGCAATAGTCCGAATACTTTTGGCGAATTTGGCAATGGAACTAAGACGGCTCCAAGTTCTACGACAACAGGAATTACAGTTTTAAATTCCAATCTACAGCCTCTTACGGGAGCTGTAATGGTGGGTTCCGGTGGAGCAAACTCTACTGCCTACCCGCAAGCTACAATTTATGCATTTTCTTGTGCTGTGACCGATGATTATACCTCAGTCTATTGTTGGGGTGGAAATTATTATGGGAATGTGGGAAATGGTACAAATACCGATTCCAATGTGGCGGTTAAGGTGACGCAAACTTGGCCCAATTCCGCTATTATTGACTTAGCTGTATCTGATGGTAGAGCTTGTGTTTTGCTAAAAAATAATGATGTGTGGTGTTGGGGCGGAAATTTTTATGGATTTGGTGAACTTGGTAATGGAAGTTTAACAGGTACTACTAATGTTCCGATTAAAATATTAAATAGAAATGATCCTTAA